The segment GCATCGTTAATGGGAGTAGGTATACCATAAATATGTCCTAATCTTACAATTGCCCCATTGAGCGAATCGATCTCTGTTTTAGAACCTCTTTCAATATCTTGAAGCATCGATGATTTATTCAATCTTGTCCTCTCTGCTACACTTAACATAGATTTTATAACATCATTCTCTAATTTAACTCCAATAACTTTCGTTACTCTTAATCCTTCCTTTACAGCTTCGATCATTATCTCTTTAATCTCTGGCACATTTAATAACTCACCATTTCTCATACCAGTAATAGCTGATAGAGCATTAATCCCTACATTTATCAATACCTTCTCCCATATAGCGCTTTGAATATTAAAACTTACTTTCGCTTCAATATTAGATCGATTGAATATATTCACGATATTTTGAACCCTCTCTGTAATGTTACCATTTAATTCACCAATTATCGTTATCCCTTTGGCTGCGTGATAAATTTCACCATAGTTAATCACAGTAGATGCTTCAGTAGTAACACCAGCTAACACATGCTCTATACCAACTTTACTCACAATCTTCTCCACATTCCCCAAACCATTTTGTAAAGTTAAAATAACAGTCTTCTCATGGATTATAGGTAATATACGCTCTATAGCCGTATCTGTATCGTAAGATTTAACTGCTACAATCACCAAATCTGGCCCTTTCACCATCCGAGGATCGGTTACTACATCTACTCTAATGATCCTTTCACCACTCACTCCATAAATCTTCAAACCTTCCTCACTGATCAACTTAGCCCTTTCAAATCTTCTATCTATAAGAGTTACATGCTCGCCACCTTCGGTAAGGAGTGCTGCAAATAGACATCCTATAGCGCCAGCACCGAGAATCGCAATTCTCATCACTTCACCCTTGCCAGGGCCTCGAGGAACTTTTTATACTCTTCATCACTCATATGAAACGTATGTTTATCTTCAGGGAAGGTTCCAAGCCTTACTTCATCACTATACCTTTGCAGAGCATCCAATATAATTTCAGAGAGCTTAACGTACTGCTTCACAAATCTCGGTGTGAACCGTTCATAGAGCCCCAGAGCATCATGAAAGACCAAGACTTGACCATCACAGTAAGGCCCTGCTCCGATACCGATCGTAGGTACTTTAACTTCACGGGTGATAAATTCTGCGACTTCGCTCATCATAAACTCCAACACTATCGAAAATACTCCAGCATCCACCAATGCGTAGGCATCTCTCACAATCTTTAATGCTTCTTCACAACTCCTCCC is part of the Nitrososphaerales archaeon genome and harbors:
- a CDS encoding 2-dehydropantoate 2-reductase — its product is MRIAILGAGAIGCLFAALLTEGGEHVTLIDRRFERAKLISEEGLKIYGVSGERIIRVDVVTDPRMVKGPDLVIVAVKSYDTDTAIERILPIIHEKTVILTLQNGLGNVEKIVSKVGIEHVLAGVTTEASTVINYGEIYHAAKGITIIGELNGNITERVQNIVNIFNRSNIEAKVSFNIQSAIWEKVLINVGINALSAITGMRNGELLNVPEIKEIMIEAVKEGLRVTKVIGVKLENDVIKSMLSVAERTRLNKSSMLQDIERGSKTEIDSLNGAIVRLGHIYGIPTPINDA